The following coding sequences lie in one Lolium perenne isolate Kyuss_39 chromosome 2, Kyuss_2.0, whole genome shotgun sequence genomic window:
- the LOC127330913 gene encoding obtusifoliol 14-alpha demethylase, with protein sequence MDWLTIYTAAFFAITFMFLTTIISKIIARIRTVLPSRKENRSPSRPTQVVSGAPLLVALLTLVTPKKGLHAAIHYLHMKMGSVFTVNLLGLKKVTFLVGPEVTPHFFRASPSEIDFGVTAKIIVPVLGPGVLFGVDLATRNEQIRFCIKAIKPARLQRDVHSMVRELECYFSKWEQHGIVDLKHELGQLIVVIANRFLLGNEIKDKNLGEVSTLLHEIFENSFHMINFFFPHLPIQSHRRRDEARARLGEILGDIVRSRRRIISARVRDDHDEDGDVLQSFIDSKYSDGRSMTESEIVGLLIGILFAGQHTSMSTSTWTGACLLTHEKYLAAAVEEQRQIIAQNGEHMDYTILSKMGTLHCCIREALRLYSPTPMLVRQSHKSFTVKTREGIDYEIPKGHTLACSVALSNKLPYIYKNPDVYDPCRFGPGRAEDKAGGKFSDLSFGAGRYSCLGKDYAFMQIKVIWSFLLRNFELKLISPFPEQEHEKILPGPRGRVMVTYTRRSLVT encoded by the exons ATGGATTGGCTTACAATCTACACTGCAGCCTTCTTCGCCATAACATTTATGTTTCTCACAACAATTATCTCCAAGATCATTGCAAGAATCAGAACCGTTCTACCTAGTCGCAAAGAAAATAGATCACCATCTCGGCCAACACAAGTGGTGAGTGGAGCTCCTCTACTGGTGGCTCTGCTCACACTTGTGACGCCCAAAAAGGGTTTACATGCTGCAATCCATTACCTACACATGAAGATGGGCAGTGTGTTCACGGTGAACCTTCTAGGGCTGAAGAAG GTGACGTTCTTGGTTGGGCCAGAGGTCACTCCTCATTTCTTCAGAGCGTCACCCTCTGAGATCGACTTCGGTGTTACGGCTAAGATCATTGTGCCCGTCCTTGGTCCTGGAGTTCTCTTTGGCGTGGACTTGGCTACAAGGAATGAGCAGATCCGATTTTGTATCAAGGCGATAAAGCCGGCTAGGTTACAAAGAGATGTGCATTCCATGGTTCGTGAACTGGAG TGCTACTTTTCAAAATGGGAACAACATGGGATTGTTGATCTAAAGCACGAGTTGGGGCAGCTGATCGTGGTGATCGCAAATAGATTCTTACTTGGCAACGAGATCAAAGACAAGAACTTGGGAGAAGTGTCCACACTCCTCCATGAAATATTTGAAAACAGCTTCCACATGATTAACTTCTTCTTCCCACACCTCCCAATACAGTCACACCGTCGACGTGATGAAGCACGTGCAAGGCTTGGAGAAATACTCGGAGACATAGTCAGATCACGGAGAAGAATTATCTCAGCCCGAGTCAGGGATGACCACGATGAAGACGGTGATGTGCTGCAAAGCTTCATCGACTCCAAATACAGCGATGGCCGATCCATGACTGAGAGTGAGATTGTTGGGCTGCTCATCGGAATCTTGTTCGCAGGACAGCACACGAGCATGAGCACCAGCACTTGGACGGGAGCTTGCCTTCTGACCCATGAAAAATACTTGGCAGCTGCAGTGGAAGAGCAGAGGCAAATCATTGCGCAAAATGGGGAACACATGGACTACACCATCTTGTCAAAGATGGGCACCTTGCATTGTTGCATCAGAGAGGCACTGAGGCTCTACTCGCCAACGCCAATGCTAGTCCGACAGTCACACAAGAGCTTCACCGTGAAAACTAGAGAAGGCATTGATTATGAGATCCCCAAAGGGCACACATTGGCGTGCTCCGTAGCGCTTAGCAACAAGCTGCCTTACATCTACAAGAACCCTGATGTGTATGATCCGTGTCGGTTTGGTCCAGGAAGGGCCGAGGACAAAGCTGGCGGCAAGTTCTCAGACTTGTCGTTTGGTGCCGGGAGGTACTCCTGCTTGGGAAAGGACTATGCTTTCATGCAAATCAAGGTGATATGGAGCTTTTTGCTAAGGAACTTTGAGCTGAAGTTGATATCCCCTTTCCCCGAGCAAGAGCATGAGAAAATATTGCCAGGCCCTAGAGGAAGAGTAATGGTTACTTATACGAGAAGATCACTAGTGACTTAG